The window aacaaataacacttacaattcacatatcaataccgagaatatcgaatgtcaacaactcgtattaaaatgtcaacaactaacaactaacacttacaattcaaatatcaataccgagaatatcgaatgtcaacaactcgtattaaaatgtcaacaactaacaaataacacttactattcacatatcaataccgagaatattgaatgtcaacaacttatagttgatattatatgtgtatagttgacatgagttatatatgtagttgacattatatgtgtgtagttgacatgaattttacacatagttgacattatatgtgtgtagttgacatgaattgtatatgtagttgacattatatgtgtgtagttgacatagattatatatgtagttgacattatatgtgtgtagttgacattaaaaaatgaaaatagctAATTCTTGAATCTAACTCTTAGCAACTAATTTCTAACTGAGGAATATCACCAAACACCTAGAGTGCATTATGATTATGCTTGATTCCCCTATCCATGAGTATTGAACATTACCTCTTTCAGATTACAAAAAACAATACACTCAACACCTAAATCAGATATATGTGAAAACTTTATTCATAATTTGGCACAAATCTCTCACCAAAACACAAAAGATGATCGAAAGCCACAACTCCTCCAAAACAAAGAGGTGCTCTGTCATTTTCATCTAAAGAAAAAGGGTGAAGGATTCATCTACTACCTTATTCATCTGTTTCTGCGACCACTGTCTCTATGTACATCTCAAATCTCACATCTCTCCTCCATTTACGATCCACGGATGCAATGGAATTAgcaatcaaaatgaaaattagtctCAAATTATGCGAAATTATGTACATgaatgtagagagagaagaataCTGACTCAAAACTTGCTCGACGGAGAGCCTTCTAGAAGGATCTCGACAGATCATCTTCCTCAACAGATCCTTAGCCTCCGGCGACATAGAATGGAAAATCTTTGACGGAAACCTCAGATTCCCCCTCAGCACCGCCTCAAAAGTCTCCGCCGCCCCGTCACCAAATTTGGGGATTGATCCAATTTGGGGATTTGCACCGCCGGCGCGAATTTGGGGATTGATCCAATTTGAGGAACCTTGATCTCCTCCTGCAGGCTTGATGAGGATTTCACGAGATGAAGTCTCGATTGCTTGACAATCGACCCCTGTTGCCACTGCTGCGGCGGCGATGAGAACTATCGTTGGTTTTGTGGAGGAGAAAGAGGTGAGGCGTTAGCGTAGTGGCGGATGACATGCTTAGATGAGAATAAAATTACCATTATaccctttcatattaaattaatctaaaattatttattgtgtggTAAAATCTGGacaactcatttaataaaaatgagtggctgatattgcatctcatttatCAATTAGCccaaataatctcaattgatcacaatcctacctatatactcctattaggGAAGTTAATTGTCAAAAGATCTTTTCAACaatgtatgtatataattatgcaaaaaaatataaataaaaacacgAAGCTCCACCCATAGGTTAAGGTTATAAAGTGGGCTTGCATTTTGGGCCTCCGACTCATTGGGCCACAAAAGTTCTACACTGAGAATTATAGATTTTAGGCCTCTGATCTCATTAGGCCTCCGACTCATTGGGCCACAAAAGTTCTacaagaaaaaatcaaaacacgAAGCTCCACCACTAGGTTTAATCAtagattttgatttgattatcCTCCTATTGTTTCATTAGTACATAACTACGGAGTTCGAATTTGTTTGCATAATAATATGCATACATTGTTTTTTGGCATACTAATATGCTTTCCTTTGGTAAAattatcttgttttttttaaaagagtttatttaatacttttgTTTCATGGTTGCATCCTCTATCAAATTatctgataaggctaatttcatgcattggttatgaggttaaattatgtaatttccCGGGTCTGATAAGGTTTTGTAAGctaggtgtgtagagaaaacgCCAGGTccaggaagaagaagaagaacatcGTCTGGAGAAGGAGGCTGGCAGAGAAAGCGAgcaggaaagaagaagaattcaCCAGACGGAGGAGCACTTTTGGACAATGGCAGAATGGAAAGAACAAGGAAGAGTCTAGAAGCTCCGTCCCTTATAAATATGAGCACGCGGTCTACATGAGAAAATCCATCACCTTTAGCTCTTAGCTTAGCTTTCTCActctctacacacacacatttagGGAAATCAATTTGGGGGTTTACGGTTCAAGATTCATCGGTAgttgtgtaacaccgtctctacgggaggcgaagatacaatctatttCCTGCTTTTAGTTTACATTTCCGAATTTCCTGAGTCTTCGCTGTTCGAAGTTGGCCGtgttttgttaaattttcGTTGGATATTGCACTCTTTTGCTATGCAATTTACTGCTATGGTTTTGTTTCATGTTATCGTTGCATTTTCTGTTTACTTTGGATGTTTTTGCGATTGATCTGAGTCTGGAGTTGGATTGTGTTGAGATCGTAGTTGATCGGTTGAAATTGTGTGATCGGAGATGGGGATTGCTGTGGTTTGCCGAAGGaagcttggatccggagtggatgaagcatCCAGTGTTTAGATCTGTTCACATCTGCATGGTTTTGatgtttaatttctgttttctcatttacctcgtctagtaaTAGTAGATCTGCTTAGGTTTCAGTAGTTGATCACATTAATCGGTTTAATTTAGCTTGCTCTGTTTCGTTCTGTGTTTTTGCTTTGTATTTCCTCTGCATTTCGTGATCAAGGTTTTTGAGAAGGTGAAGTCACTGTTAGTTAAGCCTTTAGTTAGTCAATCTGCAGTTTTTCATTCGTACCCTGctattttgggaaatggtccccacacTCTGTTTTTCCTTTGTCTAGGCATTTTAGGAATTTATTCACCAGGTCTGGTAATTGTTTTAGCTGGAAAGTGATCTTGAGTACGTTTGGTTATCATCATGCATGTTTCTGTTGTTtttgcctaggtctagctgttagaataGAGCATTTCATTTCCCGAGTCTAGGAATCTAATCTCAACCCCAAatatgcgtggcagcagccaaaaacaGTGTCCAAGTCTTGTTGCATGTTTACTTACGcctccatctctgtgggattcgatccctacttccctatactaatcCTTTTAGTgaagtgggttgagggttttgaaaggcaggaagtgattgtgtgcccaacgacaggtgATTTCGAgggttctctgagttcctagaccccgtggtctagtggattctctggatctgAGGAGTTTGAACATATTGAAACACTCGCACAAGAACATTCCCAGCATATCTTTCAAATGGCGCTGTttccggggatggatggcgtagtTTGTTTACGTATTTAGAGATTTAgtgtatatagttttaattcccttttattgtttttctttgcaGTTTATGAGCAAAGGCTCACGGTTTGGAAACTGGAGTAACTCGTCCGGGTCAAGGAACGCTCAATTCAGGTGGCAGGTCATGGAGTCAACATCCACAGTCACCACCAGATAGGGGTTAACAACCGGAGATCCATTTCCGTTTGGCTTAGAAAGTGACGAAGAGTGGAATTCGTCAGGCAGAGAGGACCCATAGTCATCATCAGAAACTGAACACTCAGAAACAGAGGAAGAGGAGTCTGTAGATATGGAAAATCTAGTGGACCCTGATCCTGAGATCGGTTCGCTCACCGCACATCTAGATGGCGAGCCGACCCATGCAATTGTCTCGAATCAATGCCAAAGGTCCATTGACATCAAGACGAACGAGCTAGGTGTTCTACCTACCTTTTCAGGACGGAGGAATGAGTGCCCATATGAGTTTCTGAATGAGTTCAGCAAGCTGTGCAACATTCAAAAGAGGCCGAATGATGCAACGGAGGAGGACTATCGCCTGCGCGCACTCCCGTTCGCTCTGAAAGGAGAGGCCAACACATGGCTGTTGAGGCTGCCACCGGACTCAATCCacacatggaaggatttcaagctAGAATTCATGTACTACTTTTTCCCGTCCAACAAAACTAATGCCCTAAAAAAGGAGATTCAGGAATGTAAGCAGGACTACGATGAGTCCTTGAGCCAATATTGGTCTCGGTTTAAAGGACTGCTCGATGCTTGTCCCAATCATAGAATGATGGAGGCCGAGACATTTTACTTATTCTATGAAGGAGCTAATCCTGAGTCTAAGgatttgatgaattcctcgagcaGGGGAAATTTCACTAAGAACAAGGCAAGTGAAGCACGAGAGATTCTGGGAAGGTTAATAGATGCAAAGAAGGCGTATGATAACCCACGTACTATCATGAGGAGAAGCTCAGCTAATGCAGTAAAGGAGCAAGAAGGAGAAGGGGTTGGAGACAGAATAGATCGACTGGAGAAGGAACTTCTAAGCgctattgaaaagaaaaattctCCTGCCTCGCAGGAGAAGGAAAAGTCGCCAGGTCAGGAGGACAATCAACTCCAGCTCTATTATGGTCCACCACCCGATGGAGAATTCCAAGCCCAGGTGAACGCAGTGGGGAATTGGAATCAGAATAATCAGAATACAAGCTGGAATCAGTGGAAGATCAAAGAGGCCCCATGGAGAGACAACCCCTGTTTCAGATGGGCTGACGGGAACCAACATCTTCAACTGCAGTACCCAGGTCCAGTCGAAACCCAACAGAATTGGTCTAACCGTAATCAAGAAGGGCCACAGCACAACAACTCGAACTGGTCAGGGAAGAGTCAAGAAGGGGCAAACAACTGGAGCAACCGTAATCAAGGAGATCAGCCTAATTGGGGCAATAGGAACCAGGGTAACCAAGGGAATTCTTATGTGCCGCCACATCAAAGGAATTCCACTGGGAATAATCAGAATTTCCAGCCTAACcaccaagggaatcaagggtcagGGAACCAATTTAACAATAATCAAGGAGGTCAAGGGAACTATCGCCAGAATCAGGGGAATGGACCGAATCATAACCAAGGGTCAAGTTCAAATCAACCCAACTATAGGTCTCAGAGGAATTTAGATTACATGGTGCATGACCTAGTCAACTCTCAACAGCACATGTAGAACAACATGCAATCAAACAACGATGTGGTGCATAAAATTCAAGACGCACAACAGGAGCAGAAGGCCGCCATGGACATGTTGGCTAAGCAAATGTCACAGTTAGCAACTTCGTTGAATGAGATGAGAGGAAACGAAGGAAGAATACCAACCTCGGTGAAAGCACCTGACCGTGCAAACATCAGTCAGATTACTCTGAGGCCAGGACGTGGTTATGAAGGTCcagtaatgaaaaatgacgAGAGTGTACCCCTCATGATGAATAAGGACGATGAAAGTCTTGCCCCTGACCAAAGAAACACTGAGATAAGGAGCACTAGAGTAGAAGACGACCTTCAAAAAGGTGATCTGGAGAAGCCATTACCTTATATGGCCGATCCATTTTTCCTAGACCCAGAGCCATAGATGGAGAGTgaggaaaaaaagaaggaaactGGAGAACCCTCAGCTGGGGGTCAGTAGGAACATTGAAACGTATAAAGCCATTTCCTCACCGAGGGGAAGctaaaaagaagaaggatgacACCGAAGacttcatggagatttttgGCAAGTTGAAAATCAATTTACTGTTCCTGCAGGCTCTAAAGCTGTCTACCTTTAGCAAATTCATCAAGGAGTTCATTGCTGGTAAAACCAAACCTGATGGGAAGATAGTGATTGGGGAAAACGTGTCagctgtgatacaaaagaggAGAATGCCATCaaaatgcacagacccaggtatgttcacctTACCTATTTCCTTGGGTGATATAAAGAttgagcatgctatgtgtgatccaGGAACATCAATAAACGTTTTCCGCTTTCGATATATAAGAAGTTGATAGGGGTAAGTCTGGTTGACACGAAGGTGGTTATTCAGTTGGCTGATAGAACATGCATTTCACCCGAAGGTGTGCTGGAGAATGTAATAGTtaaagtgcatgattttctataccCAGCTGATTTTCatgtgataaaaatgagtgagaatgaatctGCTGAATCTAGCGGAGTGCTTTTAGGAAGACCGTTTTTCGCACCGTTAAGACTATAAttgatgtgtttgatggaacCATATGCCTAGACTATCATGGGGAGAAATACACCTTTAGCATTGATGAAGCTATGAAAAAACCACTGgatgttgaaaatttgcatgctatcgatgttattaaccccctggtccaggaatatcttgagactgaATTAATGCAAGAACGGTTCAACCATTCAGAGTTGAGTCACTCTATTGACAAGGAGGTAGCAGGGTGGTGTGAAACCCTACTGACTCGAGACATGACAGATGAACAGATCAATGAAGCGATCATGGCATTCTGCCACCAACCACTATCATTCGAATCGACTTGTTCTGTTCAAGCAAAAGGCCCAGACGAGGCATCACACCTAAGAAGGAGCTGAAGAAATTGCCCGAGAGTCTAAAGTATGCCTACCTTGGAGAGGATGAAACTTTCCCGGTGATAATAAACAGCCACTTGACAGAGGAACAGGAGAATGAGTTACTGGAGGTAATCAGAAAGAACAAAAAGGCCATAGGATGGACTCTCTCAGACCTGGCAGGAATCAGCCCTgatctttgtatgcaccacatcAGACTGGAAGAAGGTGCAAAGGCCCATAGAGATCCGCAGCATAAGCTGAATCCGAACATGAGGGAGGAAGTTCTGAAGGAAGTCCTGAAACTGCTGTCCTTGAGaattatttactccattctAGATAGTGAATGGGTCAGCCCAATTTACATGGTGCCTAAGAAGTCAGGGATACAGGTGATCAAGAAcgataaaaatgaattggtACCGACTCGGTTGGTGACTGGATGGAGAATGTGCATTGACTACCGGAAGCTTAACGAAGCCACTAGAAAGGATCATTTTCCCTTGCCCTTCATCGACCAGATGTTGGAAAGATTGGCTGGGAAGCAATACTTCAGcttccttgatggatacagtGGGTATTTCCAGATATATGTAGATCCTGAAGACCAAGAGAAGAAAACCTTTACATGTCCGTTCGGCACTTATGCATACAGAACAATGTCGTTTGGTCTATGCAATGCACCAAGAACCATTCAGCGTTGCATGATGAGCATCTTCTCAGATCTGCTGGAAGTGtgtattgagatttttatggatgatttcactgtGTATGGGAATTCTTTTGATTCTTGTTTGGCCAATCTAGATCTGGTACTGAGAAGATGTCAGGAGAAGAATTTGGTCTTACTTTGAAAAATGCCATTTCATGGTGCCATCGGTAATAATCCTAGGTCATGTGGTCTCGGAGAGAGGTATTCAAGTGGATAAGGCCAAAGTGGATGTGATCTCGAAGCTACCCTACCCTACGAATCAGAAAGAAGTCAGAGGATTCCTGGGGCATGCAGGATTCTATAGAAGATTCATCAGGGATTTCGCGAAGATTGCGCAACCGCTTACTCATCTCCTGcacaatgatgtggaattcATTTTTAACGAAGATTGTAAGAAGGCGTTCCAAATGTTGAAGGATAAGCTTATCTCTGCTCCAATAATCAGGGCACCAGATTGGAATCACCCATTTGGGGTAATGTGCGATGCTAGTGATTTTGCAGTAGGAGCAGTCCTGGGTCAGAAGATCGAAGGGTAGAGTTATGTCATTTTCTACGCCTTGAAGACCCTCAACCAGGCTCAGAAGAATTATGACACTACagagaaggagatgttggcCGTGGTGTACTCATTGGAAAAGTTCCGACCGTACTTACTAGGGTCGAAGGTGATAATAGTCTACACTGACCACGTAGCCATTAAATATATCATGGCCAAGAAAGAATCTAAACAAGGTTGATCAGGTGAATGCTACTACTGCAAGAATTCGACTGGGAggtaaaagataaaaatggcACAGAGAACAAGGTCGCAGATCATCTGAGTCGAATATTTCAAGGGGACACGGACGAAGCCATACCTGATGCCTTCCCCGAGGAACTCCTTTACTATCTAGGGAAATCTGCTAGACTTGTTAACTGAGAAAAGTATTGGTAGTAACGGGTCCAGGAACATCAGACAAAGGGAAATATCCGATGAATACAGAGCCATGGTTCGCTGACCTGgccaactacttggtcacaggagaaatgcaaagaaatttcccgggcccagaggatgaagTTGAAGAGTGAGGCCAAATACTACTTTTGGGACGATCCTTATCTCTGGAAGATGTGCTCAGACCAAGTAATTCGATGATGTATTCCAGAATGGGAACAGAAGGACGTGCTCAACCATTGCCACGCCCTGGCATGTGGAGGTCACTTCGGACCTAGGAAGACTGCCAGAAAGGTTTTGGATAGTGGATTCTATTGGCCGACACTGAACAAGGATTCCTTCGAATTCTGTCAAGTTTGCGAGAGATGTCAACAGACAGGAGGTATTTCAAGGAGAGACGAGATGCCCCAAGTTCCAATAATAGTTTGCGAAATTTTTGACGTATGGGGGATGGATTTTATGGGACCGTTCCCATCTTCTTATGGCAACACTTATATATTGGCCGCGGTG is drawn from Salvia hispanica cultivar TCC Black 2014 chromosome 6, UniMelb_Shisp_WGS_1.0, whole genome shotgun sequence and contains these coding sequences:
- the LOC125195320 gene encoding calcium-dependent protein kinase 17-like, with the translated sequence RLTSFSSTKPTIVLIAAAAVATGVDCQAIETSSREILIKPAGGDQGSSNWINPQIRAGGANPQIGSIPKFGDGAAETFEAVLRGNLRFPSKIFHSMSPEAKDLLRKMICRDPSRRLSVEQVLINGGEM